The DNA window TTATTTATAGTTAATATTAGCATTGTGCCTATCAGCATATTGACTTTATCAGGTCTGAGCAGGAAGCACAGCAGGCCTGCAAACCTTCCTGCAGTGCTGTAGATCCAGCTTGATGATTTGCTTGTATTCTGCACAGAGGGAAGGCAGGTAGTGTTAGACTATTTCCAGAATATTTCCGGTTTTTAGCTTACTCTGCTTTCTTGCTTTCTTCTCCTTCAGCCTCGGCTTTAGTGGTGTCTGCTGTGTGAGGAAAGTTTGCAGGGTTTTGACTTTTGTAGCATAGAAACTAATCAATTATACACTTGTAGGTAATTTGTGAGGCTAATAACAGAATTACTCAGCACTGGTGATGTTGCAAGAGAGATCCAGTTAACAGGACCGTATCCACCTAATTCCTGACATCCACTGCTCAAAGTGACATGGTTCCAAGTTTGAAGTTCCCTCAAATACAGTATGTTTAGGCATTGCTAAATCGTATTTgtcgaaaacattttatttgctttctttttgaGTGTCTTGGATTACATAAACCTTTAAATATCCTTCACCCCCTCAGCCTGTTCCTCATTCACGAGCTGTTCTCTGTTTTGGTTTCAGCTCTGGTTTAATGTTcaggtttgtgtttatttggcTGTTTGAGTCAAGAATCTGACTGTAAACAATGTATGTCAGATTCTTAAGAAGTAACAAGGATggaccttttttttcccagaaaaataaaacctgcaatATGAGGCATTTTTTTATGTGCTGATGGGAGCAGCTTAATGAAATTGACTTTTACATCACTTTGTATATTTTCCACTAAAACAGTAAAAGTCGGAGGACTGTGAAGCTGACATAAGTGCAGAGTCTGGAGAACTGGGCTTGTGTTAGCGTGGAGAAGTGTGGCTGTGCAGGACAGCGCTGTAACTAGTGCAGGGGGGGAGCCGTGAAAGTTTCCTGAAAATCACGAGACAGCACTTTCTATTTTTTACTCCCCTCTTGCTGCTGCTCTGGTGTAGAAACTGACGGCCTCTCACTCGCTCTCCTCCTCGCAGGAAGAAAGTCCACACTCTGGCCATGACCGCCGTCAGCTTCCACCAGATCGAGTTCACCTTCGACCGCCGCGTCATGAGCGGCATCTTGAACGAGTGCCGCGAGCTCCTGCATCAGGCCATCCGCCGCCACCTGACCGCCAAGAGCCACTCGCGGGTCAATCATGTCTTCAATCACTTCGCCGACTGCGACTTCCTGGCGGCTCTGTATGGGCCCACCGAGGTTTACCGGACCCACCTGCAGAGGATCTGCAACGGGGTCAACAAGATGCTCGACGATGGGAACCTCTGACCTCCAGTCGCCGTACTGTTGCCTCAACGCTTAttgttggattttctttttttattattattgtaaaggTGACAATCATAAACATTTGTACTCTACATGTGTTGGCTTCCAGATGTTGCTGTACTGACATTCCCTCATTAAGTTTGTCCAAAGACTGcttctgtgctttttttttttttttacatacatataaatgaatgtaaaacttTACACTTTTGTTAGTATATGTGACAACTGTGCCTGTAAACCACCCCcacattattttcttgtttttgcattaaaaactcATAAACATTGGCACAGGCCTAACCTCTGCTAGGTGCCTTTAAGGGACATgcacctaaagaggaacaaatgACGTAAAGgaatgattgtttttgtttttccttgtagTGTTGCACTCATTTCTGAACAAGCGCTGTACCGTGTTCTCATCTGCCGTTGTGACGCCATGTGATGCTCAGCAGCCGGGTAATCCTGCTTAGCCTGCATTTTCCCAACCTTTAGAGGAGAAGCCAGGCGTTTGTTTCCAAAGGAAACTTTAATGGTCTGGTTTCTGGCCATCACAACAGATGTAAAATATGCGAGTCACAGGAAGAACTGTAAACAAGAAGGAATGCGTTGGTGCTGCACACTGTTGATTGTTTAGATCGTCTCTCTGGATGCACAATCATCCGGTCGGGGAGAATCCCAGTGAGGCACCAGCTGCAAAGTTTGACCAGCGGGGGAAACCTAGATGTTGCAGCCCTAGTCTGCTGGACATTCAGATCCAGCCTCGTCTGAGCTGAAGTGGCTCCTCATAAGCAGTCAGATGAAAGACTGGCTGCTTGGAGGACCGGGCCAGGTACAGAAATTATCACAGAGACGAACACGGCACCTGATTGTGCTCTCCCGCCGCAATTACAGCTCCTCGCTCCAGGGTGGTGTAATGGCCTGGAGCTTGCCTCTGTCGAGCAGCCACTCCATTCCCCCCTAATGTGATGGAGGCAGCCACCTCTGCTAGCGCAGAGTGAGGAGTCCTTTAATGGACTGCAACATGTTTCTTCCCCCTTTATGCAGCATATGAATAGTTACACCTATCCCTCTCTAAGCTCACATAATAATGGATGTCTTTCCTTTTTGTCCACCTTGTTTTGTATCAGCGCCTCTGTCTGGGAGATTGTTTTGTGCTGCGGCCTCATTTAGTATTccgactgtgtgtgtgtgtgtgtttgtacctGTGAGAGAATTGGAAATTGAGCCGTGTAATGAGTGCTGTGCTTTCCCAGATAGGACTGCTGAAACTTTAACTTCTTCTGCAGCAGCCCTGCCAAAGAAAACAGCACTGATGAAACTCCAAATGCTTCCTTTTCTTAGAGTAACACTCAGTAAAACTGCATGCACTTGATTATTGACAATAAGGGACACAAAGAACCTGACTGTTGTGGTTTCAGGCTATTTTAATGAACCGTTTTTCAACCTTGCGTGACTTACTACACACTGTCTCTCACTTTTGACCACATCATTTTGGAAGGCTTTGAGGTAAATCCCTTCTCCCTAAAGAGTTGACTCTAATTGTCTCTTTatggcattttttaaaagtccgTCCACATCTCAGGGATAGTTTAAATCTGCTAGCTTAAAATAACCACCGCAGGCCGTTTGAGCTGCctcatttatatttacaaaGCTCACGTTTaatattcttttcttgttttgttttttttctttttacttcagtGAATTTTTGTATTTGCTGATTGTTTCGTGTATCTGTACTGTATCCTTACGCAACTAATATAATACAGATTACTTTTTGAAGGAAAAGAATAAACTCTCCCTTGtctctttttatctttaatcacACACAGCATCATCTCATCAGCGTGTTGGATGTTCGGCGTTTTTCCTGCCCGGATCGGGTCTGACtaatctctgtgtgtgtgtgacctgaATTTTGTCAACTAAATCCCTCACTCTTTCTCGGGAGGGAGggagaataaaaacacaaacccaTCTGACTTGATAAGCAACTCGAGTTGGGGTCACTTTTTTCCGCTTCTCCCAAGCGGACGCCTCGGTCAAAGGTAGGGCAGGAAATGAGTAATGCAGAAAGACTTTTTTAGCTTCTGTTTTTTGGGCATTTAAACACTGAGCTCAGCTTCAGTTTGATTAAATTCCTCTGTGTGCATGTACGTCCACTCTTAATGCGCCGTCTACTCTGCAAGGTTTTAGACTGAAACGATAATTTGCCTTGAAACGTGTCCGACGGTCCTCCCTGTAGCACACTTGAAAATCTGCTGCAGAACTAAGTGGCCATTTATCCTCTAATGTGCTCATTAACTCAACatgagggtttttttgtgtgtgtgcaagttCAGAGCACGTTGTGACTTGAGGGGCTTAaaagcatctttattttttacagtctTTCCTGCTTTTCTCCTGTGatgttaaataaagcaaaaacattaatccgaaatatttctttctccttctcccCAGGGGGAAGTTGCGTAAGAGGTGTTCAGCAGGGGTGCTAAgagttttaataatttagcttttttttaattattattattgtttcctATCTTGCCAAAGATGCAATGGCTTGCAGGAGTGTTTAGTCATGTCAAACTCAGAAACTCCATTATACTTTCAGTGGAGTACTCCATTATACTTTCAGTGGAGTACAATGAAAGTACTCCACTGAAAGTGCGTTGGTCTATCAATGCAACTACTTTGCAGACTTGACCAATGCAGAGTAGTGATAATAGTTAATTGACgcatagaataaaaaaaatctgaatcaagGTGTATGTTTATATTTACCACCTTTGTATGTCTAACAGTTTTGAACCACTTGAGAGTAAATTTTTGCCCTTTTCTCTTTGTAAAATTGCTCAAgatcagtcagattggatggaaacTGGCCATAAACATAAATGCTCACGTCTTACCACAGATTTTCAATTTGATTTAGGTCTGGATTTGattaggccattctaacacaaaaTTATGTCTTCATCTGAACTATTATAGCTCTGACTGTGTTTATGCCTATTATCCTGCTGCAGGGTGAAGTTCTTCTCCAGGCTCTAATCTTCTGCAGCCTCTaactggattttgttttcagcattgctttgtgtttatcttGGATGTCCGTGCTGAAGAAATCCACATCCACATTATGATCATGTCAGAACTGTGTTTCACAGTCCagccattgtttttatttaatctaaagTGTTCGTTTTCTAGCCCACATAGCATTTTGcatttagagagaaaaaaagagagaaaactttGGCCTCATCTGATTAAATCACGTTCTTTAACATGTTAGCTGTATTGTTTATATGGCTTCTGACTTCATGAGGTTTCTTTCAggagtgtttttatttcttgctacTTTCTCATAGAGATTCGCATAGtgcatgacaaaaaaaataaataccatGTTCTCCTACCTGAGCTTTGGATCTCTGCTGCTCTCAGTGTTACCATTTTATTATGGTTACAGTTGTGCgattttcttcttccatttttacaactgcaaaccaaattGAAAAATGAGAATTTTCTATCCTATTCACTATTTTGCATTAATTTGTCTCGATCTAtcacatacaaataaaatacagcattttttGTGGTTGCCACATcatgaaatgtggaaaagaggtgtgaatacttttatgAGGCTCTCTATGTGCCTTAGATATTGTTTTCTGAACTAAAACTGCTTTTAATTTCTGCAAAACTCTCCTTCAGCTGAGCTACTTGATAGCCAggatgtttgttcactaatattctcAAACAAACCTCTAAGGCCTACTGAAGGTTACTGCAAGGGATTTTAATTGAGAGCATAAGAATACCAGCGGCGAAATAggaatgcatgccacacttttcagatattagTCCGTAAAGAATCTTGAAAGCCATAAAATCCACATATCTTTACCCTTGCACTATAGACTACTTTGTATTAGTCTTctgcataaaatgtaaatacaatcTATTGAGATtgtaacataaaacataaatgcttTAGCAAGGCACCATGAATACATTGGGTTGAGAGTCGTAGTCGGCCAGCTTCCACTGGAGGCATAATTatcatttctacaaaataaagtCACTACAAAGGAGCTGgtctgcattttaaaaagggAGCATGCAGATGACCCCATTACTCTTCCTGCTCATGCTTGGTCACTGATTACCATGTTATGATCAATAGAGCAGACACCTATAAGTCTAACGAAAGAAAAAGTTGTGCTCAGCTGCTCACTGATCATTCCTGGCTGCTAAAAAGtaacaaattatgttttgagTTTCTCTGCTGTGGGCAGATTTGTGAGGAAAGGACAAGCTAAGttatactattttttttttctacactcCATCCCTGCGAATATAGTTAgttttggcaacaaaaaaagaagtctgGCTGCATGTCAATGTGGACTCAAATACCCCAATGTTTGAACTCTGGGTGGTGCAACAAAGCAAACCACGGGACGTTGTGTTCAAACAGCAGCGTGTTTCTAGATTTTCCTTTAGCATCAAGgccagaataataataaaaaggctCTTGGGCTTAATAAGGGTAGAGAGCATAAAGAAGAAACAGCGACGTGATTCCACTTCTTGTTTCTGTGATCTTCGCTTCGCAAACAGAAACATGTGTTTGCGTATCCGCGCTGCAGCTTTATATTTAGTCATCACTcgtctgtttttttgttcctcATCTCTATGGAAATCCATGTGTCAAGGCGATCATCCCGAACCAACGACTGCATGCACTCCGTCTAAATCTCATTACAGCGTGCCATAAAGGCGAAGCCCCTTTCAGGCGAGGGCCTTTGCTGACATTTTAAGCGCTTCCAAAATTTCTGCTCCACACCAATCTCATGTAGGTTAGCTGGCAGAGCACTGCAGACTCTGTGCTGCTTATTATGTATTACTTTGCTTTTGTAGTCCCTCCACATCGTTACTCATCCGGTATGCTTAAAGGTGCTCTCCCCTCTGGCAAGCACAACTATGACAGTCAGCTTGGAAGTTAGAAGTCTTTCAAAACTCCATCTCCCTCCCTTTTtattctgtctgtctgtctctctctctctccttctccttcccATTGTCCCCACTCCTCTCTCTTCCTTCCTCGCTCTGTAGTCCTCAGAGAGCACCTGACTGACGTGTTGTTCAAGGATGAAAAGCACAGCGGAGGGGAATCCAAAAAGCAAacaactcagaaaaaaaaaaagaaaagaaaatacatgagAAGATGTGAAAGACACAGTCGCACACACGCGCGGCTGCATTCACAGATTCCTGCACCTGAACCCCTCAGGATTATCACCAGCAGCGAGCTGGACACTTGAGGGACGCCAGCATCTGCTTGCTTCCATTTTTAATACCGCAAAACAGAACAATATGCCCtcaaaaaaacttttcaaattcacTTTGTGTCAACGCGGAGCTAAATAGGAGCACATAATCCTCCTTGGTGTGAGCTGTTCTGCCGTCCAGGCGGCTATTGAAAGTCCCCATGTGCCCAGAGGCATCCTCACTGTGACTAAAAGCCATTTTGCACAGCACATTTCGACAGACTCCAGGGGAGtgtggggggcgggggggggctTTG is part of the Xiphophorus hellerii strain 12219 chromosome 9, Xiphophorus_hellerii-4.1, whole genome shotgun sequence genome and encodes:
- the tnfaip8l1 gene encoding tumor necrosis factor alpha-induced protein 8-like protein 1; translation: MDSFSTKNLALQAQKKLMSKMATKSMANLFIDDTSSEVLDELYRVTKEYTRNRKESQKIIKNLIKMVVKLGVLYRNNQFNSEELILVENFRKKVHTLAMTAVSFHQIEFTFDRRVMSGILNECRELLHQAIRRHLTAKSHSRVNHVFNHFADCDFLAALYGPTEVYRTHLQRICNGVNKMLDDGNL